AGAAAGCATGCCTAGAAAGCATACTGTTGACTTCACCTATGCACCAATTCAGACAATTCTTTACcatatcaagaacaacaatttcctatttattttaattatcaagtATCGAGAAAGCATGCTTTTAACGTTACTGCTTTGCTTTGCTGAGTCCTCGAGTCATCATCAGTTACCACTCAAGATTCCAGGTCAATATTGATAAACACGCGGCCTTGCTCCTTCTCCTTTTTCCGAAGTCAATAACGAAgcagtttctttttcttgtttgggCTCTAAAAGGAAAGTTTACGACTTTTCGACATTGCTCCTTCTCCTTTACGACTTTTCGACATTGCCTTTGGAATTTTCCGAAGTCAATAACGAAGCAGTTTCTTTTTTTGGGGGGCTCtaaaatgattatatatttttcagaaCAAACTTCCTATTTTGATTTCTGAAACAAGTTAAGTGGAATTACTGAACTTGATTAAAACATCGAGGGTAATGCAAAGGCAACAAGGCATTCATCTTGGAGTGATGATTTGGGATCAGACAGTGGAGAGACTTCTGGCAAGGAGGATGGTGGAACCGTTCTTGAGAGTGATCCAGGAAAGCAAAATCACGAGATGAAAGATTGCAATGGAAAGCACCCTGCAATTGTTGAACTTCATCAGGAGATTAAAGCAAACACTCTTACTCAGTATACATTTTGTTGTTAGGTTTGCTTCAGCTGTACCCTTTCAGTCCAGTTCATGTAGCAATTGCGAAACAATGTTAAGAAGAAGATTTGAGAGGAAAGCAAGTTTTTCTCTTGTTTATATTCCTCTCTACAtattgttcttttgattacaggcttatttataaacataaaatcctagataattaaacatttaaactaaataaaaaaactaattctaaTCTGATCGAGAAAGCATGCCTAGAAAGCATACTGTTGACTTCACCTATGCACCAATTCCGACAATTCTTTACCATATCAAGAACAGCAatttcctatttattttaattaccagtgtttagtattataatgtacttcttatttaaaaataaattaaaataatattttttattttttattttatttttaagtcaaaATTATTCATATCTCCACGGCAAACGCTTTTAACGTTTTGCACTGCTTTGAATGATTAATCAACACGCGGCCAAGGAAAGTTCCTAGCTCCTTCTCCTTGACGACTTTTCGAAATTGCCTCTGGAATTTTCCGAAGTGAATAACGAAgcaggttctttttttttttttaggctctaaaatgattatatattttttcagaacaaatttcttattttaatttctgaaaCAAGTTAACTGGTATAAATCATCaacactattttttaaaaaactaatatttttttttcatatttttaaattattttaatatactaacataaaaaaacaatttttaaaaaataaaaaaatattattttaatatatttttaaataaaatatattttaaaaaacatcacagCCACATAGTTTCTAGTTTCTGAGTCCTCGAGTCATTATCAGTTACCACTCCTTCTCCTTTACGACTTTTCGACATTGCCTTTGGAATTTTGATCCAACGGGTTTCTCCATTAATGGATCCTTATACTCTTCTCTCCGCGGTATTACTGTAACAATCTCTTCCACATCTCATCTCATTATACCATTCTCTGCTCCCAGCTGTAAATCATTTCTTAAAACCATACACTCTTCTCTTCCCTGTGCTTTCTGCTCTTTTTGTCTGAATACTGCTCAGGCAGCAAAGCAGCTCTTGCAGAACATCTTGAATCCAGGTAAAGTATCTATACTTCATCTtgttggtgtttttgtttttcacttccAACTATTGTTTGAATCTTTTCAAGTAAAGGACAAGTATCACTACTAGTAAGTGGCGGAGCCAtgtaaaagcaaaagcaaaaggggcaattgccccttaattgttttttaaatattttttatattaaaatattaatataataatatggtGAGGGTTGATACATTGATttgtgttttaatatatataaatatatatgcagCATCCTAGCTCATTTCTTATTTCTCCAAactttccccttttcttttcttttttttccgtTAATTATTCTAgagcttttctattttttttagctgcTCTCTTtcttatacaattttttttttcaaattcagttAAGCAactttaagtaatttttttcattttttttatttgttttattatttaattttagttttattttttaaaattattgaaaatattagggtttataataatttagaggttttgatatatataatattttgaatcaatCAAAGATAAATGATAATGGATTAGACTACAAGATTTTGAACAATAAGcattgatttaattgttttgaattaattgaaGGTTATATCATTTCTAATTGAATTGGTTATGATATAAAACTAAACCGAGATAAACAATCAAACATTCAAATTGTTGTCATCAAGTAAAATTGTTTTAGCTTGAGATTGTATGATGTTAATTTCATTGTGCTCTTCTATAAAATAATCAGGACAgatgattaaataatttatattttatttgtttttttttcttttttttttgttttcgttaGACAATTTGTGTTTTGCTGGAAAAGAGTTAACACGTGCGTGCAAGCCTGATTTTAATCCGTGcatgttggttttttcttaaaaaaggaaagaaaaaaaattattgcctAGGTAACTTCATCTGGAGATTAAAGCAAACAGGTTCATCTCAAGACTCAAAGCTCATCAGCAAGTTTCCCAAGTTCAGGTGCCCCACTGTCAAGTGAAAATCTCTAGTTCATAGAGTTTTTCTCCTGCTGCAACACTCTTACTCAGTATACATTTTGTTGTTAGGTTTGCTTCAGCTGTACCCTTTCAGTCCAGTTCTTGTATCAATTGCGAAACAATGTTAAGAAGAAGATTTGAGAGGAAAGCAAGTTTTTCTCTTGTTTATATTCCTCTCTACATATTGTTCTTTGGATTACAagcttatttattaatataaaatcctAGACaattaaacatttaaactaaataaaaaaaactaattttaatctGATCGACAAAGCATGCCTAGAAAGCATACTGTTGACTTCACCTATGCACCAATTCAGGCAATTGTTTACCATATCAATTACGTGTTTAGtattaaaatgcttttaaagTTTTCACTGCTTTGCTGAGTCATCATCATAAGTTACCACTCAATATTGATCAACACGCGGCCAAGGAAAGTTTACGACTTTACGACATTGCTCCTTCTCCTTTTTCCGAAGTCAATAACGAAgcagtttcttttaatttttttgggctCTGAAAGGAAAGTTTACGACTTTTCGACATTGCCTTTgaagtttcctttttttttttttttttttttttgctctaaaatgattatatatatttttcagaaCAAATTTCCTATTTTAATTTCTGAAACAAGTTAAGTGGGATAAATCATAATTAAGCCCCATAAATAGGTAATGAAACTATGAttgatttgttgatattaaaaataaaaaaatattaaaaaacattgtttttttatatatttctaattaaaaattatttttaagaagtaTAGCAAGACAGATATACAAGATgcacttcttctttttaattttaattgtattcatgaaaaaagaaaattttctttcttctatgtATAGACACCTCACAACAGCTATCCATTGAGATGAagtgtgtttgagagtgtggtaacaattgtttttttaaagtgtttttcatttcaaaaacacattaaaataattttttttatttttaaaaataaattttgacatcagcacatcaaaatgatataaaaacatcaaaaacatattaatttgaagaaaaaaataaaataaaaaattttaatttttttcaaaagtgcttttaaaatacaatgtcAAACACTGAAGAGTCATGCTAGCCATGAGTATAAGCAGGTCAATAAAGAGTCATTCTAGccatgaatataaaatataaaaatattttatattttttttcagtatattattggaaaatatgttttttttaataatagtagtaatagtagcGATTGTGatggtaataaaaataataaaatgataatgatggaggagataatagcgATGATGATGAGATAGAAATAATGATTgagaaaattgaatgatattataaataaattattatttgtaaaataatttgtagaattttataagttaatatTTCAGATGAGCTTTTGTGGAAGTTCCAAAACTGGGGTGAGTTCATATGTATGATTGACCTGGCCATTACTAATACTACCGtagtgtttttcaaataaagtagatgttatcttttaaagtatattttatttaaaatttattaaattaatatatatatttattaaaataatttttaatattaatatatcaaaacaatttaaaaatattaaaaaattaatttaaaactaaaaaattttcaatttttttttttaaaatgcaattagACCTTAATACCAAACCAGACTCATGAATGCTAGCTAGCTTTAACATTATTGGAGGTCTGTCAAATTTATTTGGAGTTGCATGATCCTTATACTCTTCTCTCTACGCTGTTACTGTGACAATCTCTTTATACCATTCTCTGCTCCCAGCTGTAAATCATTTCATAAAACCATATCCTCTTCTCTTGCCTGTGCTTTCTGCTCTTTTTTGTCTGAATACTGCTCAGGCAAAGCAGCTCTTGCAGAACATCTTGAATCCAGGTAAAGTATTTATACTTCACATGtcggtgtttttgtttttcacatgCAACTACTGTTTGAGTCTTTTTAAGTAAAGGACAAGTATCATCAAtagtttccaaaaataaatcaactgaTCTTTCTCGTTTTTTACAGTCCATGTCTTACGGAGTTCACACTAAATCGACCCTTAACCttgaactttttatatatataaatatatatgtaattatTTTCTGTTAATTTCAACCTTTCTAATTAATGTATAGAAATTGACTTAATGATagttttacaagttttttataGGATTGTTCTTTCTAATATTGACGGAGGTCAGATTGAATTTGCAAAAGCTGCCAATTGCCAAAAATAGTGTACAAGACAAGGTGTGGGGGAACTAAAGCTAGAAATTGGAAGgaagatgaaaataattaattgcacCATAGTTTTAATCAAGTTAAAGGCTGATGACAACTTCggtaataaattcaaaactctAAGGTTTTGAATTCATTTGCCAAGGCAAGTACCTTGACtagagttaagaaaaaaatgtatcatgaagttaaaaaaaggttttcataaatatttatctagcgtttaaaattagttaaaattatttatattttttatgagaagttatatcttgaaattttaaatttattgctAAGCCAAATACCATACTAACTAGAGTAAAACAAATATgtagatttaaatttattgggCAAATACCTCACTGACGGTTTTCATTCAACTTATCTATTGCatcaattaaatgttatttatgtATTTAGTTGATTGAGAAAATTCTGAATGATGggctataaaatttttattcaatactgtgactttatttttctataggAAAAAAATGGTTCGATCAACCGATCCATTCTGGAATGATGTTGAAGATATGAATGATGGTGGCATGAAGTGTAAATTTTGTGGGCATTTATTTTCCCAGAATACTTCCATTTcgaggatcaaatggcatttgTCAGGAGTGAGAGGGCGTGGTGTTAAAATATGTGAGACAGTTCCTGAAGAAGTTCAAGATGCAGCCCGTGCAGCTATGGATGGCCctccagaaaaaagaaataaatatgaagCAGGATCGAGCAATAATGAGGTCACTAATGCAATTTCAGCTCCTGCAAAAGAACAGAACAATGAAGTGATACATTTAGACATGGCACAACAAGAAGAAGCTTTTTCCCCTGGAGAGTTCGAACGTTGGATGGATAGCATCACTGATCTAGAGAACGAGCCTATGTTGGGACGTGGTTCTCCTGAAGAGCTTCTGCATGATGCATTGGAGACTGTACCGAGAACAGAAATGGTGCAGCATCTGGAGAGAGGTAGCTCTCATGAGAGGACATCAATTAATCAAGCTGATGAGCATCGAGGAGATTCATCCGAACCATCGGATCTATTGTGTCTTCGCCTTGGAAGATGTTATGATCAACTCTGTTCTCCACCAGTAAACAATGATGCCAGGATGAATGAAGTGCCATCAATTAATCAGCCTGATGAGTCTCAAGGAGATTCATCCGAACCAACAGATGTATTGTGTCTTGGCCTTGGAAGATGTTATGATCAACTCTGTTCAACAGTAAGCAATGATGTCATGATGAATGAAGTGCAGAACATGGTTACAGTGAGGACAGCACCAGTGTTACAAGTGTTGGAACAAAGCAATGCAGTACATCACTGTTTGGCAGGGGATGCTGGAAGGATACTAGTGGGAGTTCAGGGCACGGAACAAGGAGCGGGGGATGATGGAAATTGTTCACATTTAGAAGCGGGAAATGACATGGGAAACACTGGTGAAGGATCTATTCAGCATGTTGACAGAAGTTTCTCTCTTGGGAGACACCTAGTTGATGCACACAAGAATAGAGGAGAAGCAACACAAAGAATTGATCTAGTGAATCAATCAGCTGGTTTTTCAATGGAGGAGGATGCGGAGGACAATAGAGGAAGGTTAGTGCAGCCTGGCGCAGGAACTAGCTCTTCTAGAGGCCTTAAATACAACACAAGTGAGACTAGAGGAGATCCAATTCCTCCTAGCTCTACAAAGTTAGTGGGTCGAGCAGTTGAAGAGAATAAGAATGTGATATGGTCTCTGCTAATGGATGGTAACTTCTCAACCATTTGCATTTATGGAATGGGGGGAGTTGGTAAAACAACAATGCTACAACATATCCATAATGAGCTTCTAGAAAGAAGAGACATTTCTCATCATGTATACTGGGTGACTGTGTCTCGAGATTTTAGCATTAATAGATTGCAGAATCTTGTTGCTACATGCCTTGATTTAGATCTTTCTAGAGAAGATGATAATCTGTGTAGAGCTGTCAAATTGTCAAAAGAACtagtgaagaaacaaaaatggattCTCATCTTAGATGATTTATGGAACTCTTTTGAGCTACACCTAGTGGGAATTCCTGCCAATTTGAAAGGATGCAAGCTGATTATGACAACTCGATCAGAAGAGGTTTGTAGACGGATGGATAGccaacacaaaatcaaattgaagcCACTTTGTGAGAGGGAAGCTTGGACTTTATTCATGGAAAAACTTGGAGATGACAAAGCACTTTCTCTAGAAGTGGAGCAAATTGCACTAGATGTTGCAAGggaatgtgctggtttgccaTTGGGAATTATTACAGTTGCAAGAAGCTTAAGGGGAGTGGATGACCTACATGAGTGGAGGAATACATTGAATAAATTGAGAGAATCACAATTTAAAGACATGGAAAATGAGGTATTCCGGTTACTGAGGTTTAGTTATGATCAGTTAGATGATTTAGCACTACAACATTGTCTCTTATACTGTGCATTATTTCCTGAAGATTATATAATTGAAAGGGatgacttcataaattatttgatcGATGAGGGAATAATGAAAGGAATGAGGAGCAGTCAAGCAGCATTTGACGAGGGCCACACAAtgcttaataaacttgaaaatgtCTGCCTATTGGAAAGGGTTTATGGCGGCAGTtgtgtcaagatgcatgacttgattcGGGACATGGCCATCCAAATACAGCAAGAGAACTCTCAAATCATGATTAAAGCAGGTGAGCAATTAAAAGATTTGCCGGATGCAGAGGAGTGGACAGAGAATCTTGTGACAGTTTCGCTAATGtgtaatcaaattgaaaaaattcccTCAAGCCATTCACCAAGGTGTTCCAATCTGTCAACTCTATTTCTTTGTGAGAATACAAGGTTGCGATTTATTTCAGATTCATTTTTCATGCAATTACATGGGCTCAAGGTACTCAATCTATCTACCACAAGTATTAAAAAATTGCCTGATGGTATCTCTGATTTGGTGAGTCTCACTGTATTATTGCTCTGTGAGTGTAAGAACTTAAGGGGTGTACCATCATTAAGAAAGCTCAGGGCACTAAAGAGGTTAGATCTCTTTAAGACTGAACTTAGAAAGATGCCTCAAGGACTGGAATGTCTATCCAACCTCTGGTATCTTAGGCTCGGTTCAATTGGAAAAAAGTTGTTTCCCAGTGGGATTTTACCTAAACTCTCTCACTTGCAATTGTTTGTATCTAGTGGTGTGTTAAATGTTAAGGGAAAGGAACTAGGATGCTTAAGGAAGTTGGAATCTTTGAAATGCCATTTTGAAGGTCACTCTGATTTTGTGGAGTTTCTCATGTCTccacaaaatcaaaccaaatcacTAATCAGATACAGAATTTTTGTAGGGCCTTTGGATGATGAAGATTATTATGGAATGTATATGAGAACTCCCAGCAGAAGTAAAACAATTGTTTTGTGTAACTTGAGTATCAACGGAGATGGAGATTTTCAGGTCATGTTCCCAAATGACACTCAAAAACTggaaatttttaattgtaatgaTGGAACAACTTTATGCGACATTTCATCCTTGATAAAGTATGCAACTAAACTAGAGATCCTCAACATTTGGGAGTGCAATaacatggagagcttggttttATCTTCTTGGTTCTGCTCTGCTCCTCCTCCATTGCCATCTTCTAACAGTATATTTTCTGGTCTTAAAGAGTTTTATTGCCGTAATTGTAAGAGTATGAAGAAGCTGCTGCCTCTTGTCTTGCTGCCAAACCTCGAAAAACTGGAAAAGCTTGTAGTTCAAGAatgtgagaaaatggaggagataataggaacaacagatgaagaaatcagcagcagcagctccaATCCGATCACAAAATCCATACTCCCAAAGTTAAGAATTCtgatattgaaatatttacCAGAATTGAAAAGCATCTGTGGTGTAAAAGTGATTTGCGATTCTCTTGAATATATTGAAGTAGACACATgtgagaagctgaagaggatTCCAATTTGTCTtccgttgcttgaaaatggccagccatctcctcccccttctcttCAATACATCAATGCATATCCAGAAGAATGGTGGGAGACAgtagtggagtgggagcatcctaaCGCTAAGGACGTCCTTCTACCTTTTGTACGTTTTCGAGCTGTATGAATTACAGGTAACCATCGTGTTTTAattcctctctctccctccctccctctcttaaTCTTAAAACTTGTTTCTCTCACTGATTCCTCtgttcatttattatttatttaatgtggaATTGGATGGCTcttcatcttttcatggcttttaAATATTTGGTGATCTTTTTTATAGGCAAATGGTGAAGGAAGGCAAGCCTCATATTCAACAAGGATTGAAAACAAGGCGTGTTTCCTCTTCCGGATTCGCTGCCATCAAATATTGATCCAGAGTTCTTAATTTTACTGTTGAGCAATGGTTTTCTGCAAAGAGCTTGGTtgcttctcattcttttgagaTCGGGATTTATAGCCCTGTCAGGATTAagttattatgattatttttctttatgataAAGATCTTGTAATCTttgattttatctataaataaaattcgAGGGATGGCAGTAACCTCTAAGTTGTTGTTCTGCTCCTGGTTATGAATGCGGCCATGTTATGATCGAACATTTCAGCCATCTCCATGAGTTAACACTCgccaattttgaaaaacatctgTGCAGGACTGAATATACGAGTGCCCCTTCATTGCTCATGTTGGATGTGTTCTCAAGGAGGTGATATTGAGATTTATTCAAAATGTATGCcttcaattatattatatagagaAATATTAATCTGATACCAGGTCacatatgtgaaaaaaaaaatcaaataattttagtttgctaatatcaaaaataattttttaaaagtaaaaaatatatttttcaagtgaaaaacaatTACTACCACATTTAAAAACCAATTCTTTACTATATCAAGAGCAACAatttcctatttattttaattaccaaGTGCGTGTTTAGTattattgtcataacccaatttttaacatttttattttaattattttatttactgaaaaaaatgatgaaaaataaataaaaataaaataaataaagaatgaattaaaatttaggttaagggcagggaagtttaaagatttaattaaattcttgaatagtttaattaatcaaatcaaggatttaattgaagaattgataagttctgagacttaattaagcttgaaattgatttaattaatccaatccagggtttaattggagaattgataagttttgagacttaattaagcttgaaattaatttaattaatcaaatcaaagggTTCAATTGGAGAGTTGATAAGTTTgggacttaattggacttggatttaatttaattaatgaaatcagggacttaattgaagaaatagcaaagtttggggttaattggggGCACAATTGCAAGagattaaagtccaaggactAACTTGTAAAAGGCACCGCAATGCAGGGATCTAATTACAATTTAACTAGcggcttaattacaaaactttccaAACGTCAAGGGCCAAAATGCATATAGCTGTGAATATCGAAAAGTCACCGTTTCCCGTTATTGTTCTTCTTCCTCACCCGACCGAAACGGACGCCCACCGCCGCACAGCCATTACTTCTGCAATTATCACACTTTATGGTTGGAAGAAACGGCATTGttttctctggctataaagccaTAGAACGACTGGgcaccaaaaaaagaagaaggagaaaaacaaaaaggaaaaactggGGGAGGAAAACagagaacaaaagaagaaactacagaaaataaaaagtaaaaaaaacagagcGGTTGAACGGAAGGAAAAACAGAGCACAGACAGCGGCACAAATTCACAGACGAGTGGGAGAAGCAGGGtggaagaaaaagataaaaaacatagCGGAAATACATAgtaaaaaagcacaaaaaacacagaaacaagaaagaaagtagGCAGGAAAGAAGATCGAAGGAAACAGGGATCAGGGTTTCTAGCCCTGCCTTGGTCTCAAAACGCaagcaaatacaaaaaaaaaaaagagaaccagTTCGGTCATTCGCCTAAGTTTCTGCTCCGAGTCATTAGCAGCAGAAGAAATAAGACCAGAAAAACGCAAGGAAAGGTTGAAAAGGTGCCCTGCCAAGCATGGTTCATTCACACAGAAGGAGCTCTGCCATCGTCTTCGTCGCCTCCTACCAGCCAGGTAAGCCGCTTCTTTTCGTCTGGGTATTGTTCAATTAGCAtcacactgtgcaagtgaattttaattcacttgcacagtggaGCACACGCGTAGATTAATACGCCTGTTGCTTTGCCCAGGCCTGTTACTGGGTGGTGCTGGCTGGattcaatccaaaaaaaaattaaaaatttatatatataaataaaaataatataaatttattggtttattttattgatatcagaattaggaataaaaataccagtttaaatttatattatttattatattttatttttatttagctagaaaaaaaatataaaatatgtacatgcgtaaaaataaatttattttatttttttattcattgacactagagtcaagaataaaaatattgatctaaatttattttatagctacgtaatatttaccaacactaGAGTTGAaagtatccgtagttgaatattcctTGAcaccagagttaggaatattataagcaaattatcatagccTAAACTAATAAaggtttagcaatttaagacaaaatcagCAATGTAGTTTGCCTTAAGCAGAACGTTTAagaggtgataatatcttctcttttacgTAACTAGTTccaaaccatagaatctctgttgactcgttagggttcctagtgatcataatactaggtgacgactcttTAAAGAAGatcttttcccctaaaagaacaagatgccaaaTAATCtgtgttctttttccataatcgagattatttttagggccgccatGATGTCGAGTGTGACAATTAtgatgtataatattttttattttaaaatatattaaaataattttttatttttaacatcaacttattaaaatcattgaaaaaaattaaaaaaaactttaaatttaatatttttttaaaaaaaaaaaatactcttaaaaaatatctaaaataaaaaattgccgCTTTTCCAAATGGGTTCTCGAGAAACATATCTTCGCCGCAAAAGCTTTGTGCATTTCATGATACCTTTGTTCGTTGACAATTATTGCAgtgctaataatttgcaagcaAGCAAGATTGCATTGCCAATAATTTGACATTAAAGAAGctgtttccttttcctttttctttttttcctgaaatgattatataatttttcaaaacaaatttgctattttcaaaaacaagttAATTGGGATGTCAAAGGAAAGCGGTTATAAGCAATAATTAAGTTCTATAAATAGTCAACAAATTAACTGTGATTGAATCTGTCATTGCATGATACATGGAGATGAACGTAACAACatactcaaataaaacaaagtctTGACACCCAAGGCACCTCATAAACCTCAAAtgggaaattaaaattttgattaacaGTTTCGAAATCTCTTTTTCATGTGAAGAAACAGTACTTTGATAATATGCAGAACTCActagtttttctatttctccCTTGTATTCGAGGTGTGTTGTCCTACCAATTGGTGTATTAAGCCTAAATTGTTTGTTAAAACTTATAATAGGCTTTAGGCTAGTTTATTAAGtccaaatcttaattttaatagtCCAACCCGTGGATATTTGTAGTGACCATGAAAAACTTAGCCAACCTAATATATCAAACCTatttaagtataaaaaaaaatttgaatggatcaaatctataattttgtaaaatatcaaaagttGAGTTGAATATAATTATGGATCCAAACCCGACGTAACTATATTTATGAACTTTTAGAAAAGCCTTTCATGTACGCTTATTATTagaataaattttctttaaaatatcaaaagttgGTCTTTTCACCCTTTTCAAAATATTGTAATTACTTTTAtactcttaaaaacaaaattaacataaCTCTCTTACAAgagcattttttttgttgttatcatTTCACATtggttttattgtaaatttaaaggTTACTTGGGGGCATTACTGTATTtgacataaattaaatattattaaaaaaaattacgcaCGCGCCAACATGTGGATAGCCCTCGTGCTGTAAGGGCGGCACATGTGAGGCTATTCGACCATCAAAAACTGCTTTTTAGGGCGGTGGTTAGAAGGTCTCGATGCCTCCTACATGATGTGGTGGCATATTGACTAGACACGCCTCTGGTTTGGTATCGGTGACCATTTCCCccctttccttctc
This genomic stretch from Populus alba chromosome 19, ASM523922v2, whole genome shotgun sequence harbors:
- the LOC118056979 gene encoding probable disease resistance protein At1g61300 → MVRSTDPFWNDVEDMNDGGMKCKFCGHLFSQNTSISRIKWHLSGVRGRGVKICETVPEEVQDAARAAMDGPPEKRNKYEAGSSNNEVTNAISAPAKEQNNEVIHLDMAQQEEAFSPGEFERWMDSITDLENEPMLGRGSPEELLHDALETVPRTEMVQHLERGSSHERTSINQADEHRGDSSEPSDLLCLRLGRCYDQLCSPPVNNDARMNEVPSINQPDESQGDSSEPTDVLCLGLGRCYDQLCSTVSNDVMMNEVQNMVTVRTAPVLQVLEQSNAVHHCLAGDAGRILVGVQGTEQGAGDDGNCSHLEAGNDMGNTGEGSIQHVDRSFSLGRHLVDAHKNRGEATQRIDLVNQSAGFSMEEDAEDNRGRLVQPGAGTSSSRGLKYNTSETRGDPIPPSSTKLVGRAVEENKNVIWSLLMDGNFSTICIYGMGGVGKTTMLQHIHNELLERRDISHHVYWVTVSRDFSINRLQNLVATCLDLDLSREDDNLCRAVKLSKELVKKQKWILILDDLWNSFELHLVGIPANLKGCKLIMTTRSEEVCRRMDSQHKIKLKPLCEREAWTLFMEKLGDDKALSLEVEQIALDVARECAGLPLGIITVARSLRGVDDLHEWRNTLNKLRESQFKDMENEVFRLLRFSYDQLDDLALQHCLLYCALFPEDYIIERDDFINYLIDEGIMKGMRSSQAAFDEGHTMLNKLENVCLLERVYGGSCVKMHDLIRDMAIQIQQENSQIMIKAGEQLKDLPDAEEWTENLVTVSLMCNQIEKIPSSHSPRCSNLSTLFLCENTRLRFISDSFFMQLHGLKVLNLSTTSIKKLPDGISDLVSLTVLLLCECKNLRGVPSLRKLRALKRLDLFKTELRKMPQGLECLSNLWYLRLGSIGKKLFPSGILPKLSHLQLFVSSGVLNVKGKELGCLRKLESLKCHFEGHSDFVEFLMSPQNQTKSLIRYRIFVGPLDDEDYYGMYMRTPSRSKTIVLCNLSINGDGDFQVMFPNDTQKLEIFNCNDGTTLCDISSLIKYATKLEILNIWECNNMESLVLSSWFCSAPPPLPSSNSIFSGLKEFYCRNCKSMKKLLPLVLLPNLEKLEKLVVQEYTCEKLKRIPICLPLLENGQPSPPPSLQYINAYPEEWWETVVEWEHPNAKDVLLPFVRFRAV